One genomic segment of Flexivirga aerilata includes these proteins:
- a CDS encoding M20/M25/M40 family metallo-hydrolase, giving the protein MTPQDSAPTEEHPSAEDEVVRICQDLIAFDTSNYGDGSGPGERKAAEYVMGELTEVGLDPVLLESEPGRASVLVRIEGADSERGGLAVHGHLDVVPANAEDWQVDPFGAEIKDGCVWGRGAVDMKDMDAMILACVRELARSGRKPPRDLVIGFLADEEAGGVKGSHWLVDHHADQFEGVTEAISEVGGYSVTFDGKQGPQRAYLLQTAEKGIAWLRLRAHGRAGHGSVPNDDNAVVHLAQAIARINQHVWPREYIASVRQLLDGLSDLTGASYTDDDLGALLQNLGGAKGFVEGTLRDTSNFTMLDAGYKHNVIPQSASASLDCRFLPGHEDDLMATIRELAGEHVDVEVVHRDIALDAPFDAPLVEKMKSALLAEDPGAAVLPYCLSGGTDNKALKRLGITGYGFAPLQLPADLDFAPMFHGIDERVPLDSLRFGARVLGKFLADC; this is encoded by the coding sequence ATGACGCCGCAGGACTCCGCCCCGACCGAAGAGCACCCGTCCGCCGAGGACGAGGTGGTGCGCATCTGCCAGGACCTGATCGCCTTCGACACCAGCAACTACGGCGACGGCAGCGGGCCGGGCGAGCGCAAGGCCGCCGAATACGTCATGGGCGAGCTGACCGAGGTCGGCCTCGACCCGGTGCTGCTCGAGAGCGAGCCTGGCCGGGCGTCGGTGCTGGTGCGCATCGAGGGCGCGGACTCCGAGCGCGGCGGCCTCGCCGTGCACGGACACCTCGACGTCGTGCCGGCGAACGCCGAGGACTGGCAGGTCGATCCGTTCGGCGCCGAGATCAAGGACGGCTGCGTCTGGGGCCGCGGCGCGGTCGACATGAAGGACATGGACGCGATGATCCTGGCCTGTGTGCGCGAGCTGGCCCGCAGCGGCCGCAAGCCGCCGCGCGACCTGGTGATCGGCTTCCTCGCGGACGAGGAAGCCGGGGGAGTCAAGGGCAGCCACTGGCTGGTCGACCACCACGCCGACCAGTTCGAGGGCGTCACCGAGGCGATCAGCGAGGTGGGCGGCTACTCGGTCACCTTCGACGGCAAGCAGGGCCCGCAGCGCGCCTACCTGCTGCAGACCGCCGAGAAGGGCATCGCCTGGCTGCGGCTGCGGGCGCACGGACGCGCCGGGCACGGTTCGGTGCCCAACGACGACAACGCCGTGGTGCACCTCGCCCAGGCGATCGCCCGCATCAACCAGCACGTCTGGCCGCGCGAATACATCGCGTCGGTGCGCCAGCTGCTCGACGGGCTGAGCGACCTGACCGGTGCGTCATACACCGACGACGACCTGGGTGCGTTGCTGCAAAACCTCGGTGGCGCAAAGGGATTCGTCGAAGGGACGCTGCGTGACACGTCCAACTTCACGATGCTCGACGCCGGCTACAAACACAACGTGATCCCGCAGTCGGCCAGCGCCTCGCTCGACTGCCGCTTCCTGCCGGGTCACGAGGACGACCTCATGGCCACCATCCGCGAGCTCGCCGGCGAGCACGTCGACGTCGAGGTGGTGCACCGCGACATCGCGCTCGACGCACCGTTCGACGCGCCGCTGGTGGAGAAGATGAAGTCCGCACTGCTCGCCGAGGACCCGGGCGCCGCCGTGCTGCCCTACTGCCTGTCCGGCGGCACCGACAACAAGGCGCTCAAGCGGCTCGGCATCACCGGTTACGGCTTCGCGCCGCTGCAACTGCCGGCCGACCTCGACTTCGCCCCGATGTTCCACGGCATCGACGAGCGGGTGCCGCTGGACTCACTGCGCTTCGGCGCGCGGGTGCTCGGGAAGTTCCTCGCCGACTGCTGA
- a CDS encoding ATP-dependent DNA ligase, producing the protein MLLHDVITTSAQVGATRSRDAKRAAVAEALRRADGDEVLLVAAYLAGVLPQRRIGVGWRGLRELATPAEEPAVTVTELDAALTEIGQQSGAGSAGRRKTLVADLFGRLTADEQQFVARLIGGELRQGAGDGVMLAAIAAASDVPEPAIRRAVMLAGHAAPVAQAALRGGLAEVERVGLVVGRPVRPMLAGSAPTVAEAIDPAAFDTEVFDTEAVGTAAQQVEVKLDGIRVQAHKLGDDVRLFTRSLEEITDRLPEVVEIVRALPAETAVLDGEAIALRADGRPESFQVTGARTASQGDPAQLREQVPVTPMFFDLLHVDGDDLIDSPLAERQRRMDALVPQRWRVPREQITDPGGAQQFFDAHVAAGHEGVVVKALGSAYAAGRRGAGWVKVKPRHTLDLVVLAVEWGSGRRKGLLSNIHLGARDPQTGEFIMLGKTFKGMTDEMLRWQTQRFTELATDTGDWVVHVRPEQVVEIAFDGLQRSTRYPGGVALRFARVLRYRDDKTADEADTIETVRALSGG; encoded by the coding sequence ATGCTGTTGCACGACGTCATCACCACCTCGGCGCAGGTCGGCGCCACCCGGTCCCGGGACGCCAAGCGGGCCGCGGTCGCGGAGGCCCTGCGGCGGGCCGACGGCGACGAGGTGCTGCTCGTCGCGGCCTACCTGGCGGGGGTGCTGCCACAGCGGCGCATCGGTGTCGGGTGGCGCGGCCTGCGCGAACTGGCGACACCTGCCGAGGAGCCGGCGGTCACCGTGACCGAGCTCGACGCGGCCCTGACCGAGATCGGCCAACAGAGCGGCGCGGGCTCCGCGGGGCGCCGAAAGACGTTGGTAGCAGACCTTTTCGGGCGGTTGACCGCCGACGAGCAGCAGTTCGTCGCGCGACTCATCGGCGGCGAACTGCGGCAGGGAGCCGGCGACGGTGTGATGCTCGCGGCGATCGCCGCCGCCAGCGACGTGCCGGAGCCTGCGATCCGGCGGGCCGTCATGCTGGCGGGCCATGCCGCGCCGGTCGCGCAGGCGGCGCTGCGCGGAGGACTCGCCGAGGTCGAGCGGGTCGGCCTGGTCGTCGGCCGCCCGGTGCGCCCGATGCTCGCCGGGAGCGCGCCCACCGTCGCTGAGGCGATCGACCCCGCGGCATTCGACACAGAGGTATTCGACACAGAGGCAGTCGGTACGGCCGCACAGCAGGTGGAGGTGAAGCTCGACGGCATCCGGGTGCAGGCGCACAAGCTCGGCGACGACGTGCGGCTCTTCACCCGCAGCCTGGAGGAGATCACCGACCGGCTGCCGGAGGTGGTCGAGATCGTGCGCGCACTGCCCGCGGAGACCGCCGTGCTCGACGGCGAGGCGATCGCGCTGCGCGCCGACGGGCGACCCGAGTCGTTCCAGGTCACCGGCGCGCGCACGGCCAGCCAGGGCGACCCAGCGCAGTTGCGCGAGCAGGTGCCGGTGACGCCGATGTTCTTCGACCTGCTGCACGTCGACGGCGACGACCTGATCGACAGTCCGCTGGCCGAGCGGCAGCGACGGATGGACGCGCTGGTGCCGCAGCGGTGGCGGGTGCCGCGGGAGCAGATCACCGATCCCGGCGGCGCGCAGCAGTTCTTCGACGCGCACGTCGCGGCCGGTCACGAGGGCGTGGTCGTCAAGGCGCTCGGCTCGGCATACGCGGCGGGCAGGAGGGGTGCCGGCTGGGTCAAGGTCAAGCCGCGGCACACCCTCGACCTGGTGGTGCTCGCGGTCGAGTGGGGCAGCGGCCGGCGCAAGGGGCTGCTGTCCAACATCCACCTCGGCGCCCGCGATCCGCAAACCGGCGAATTCATCATGCTGGGAAAGACGTTCAAGGGTATGACGGACGAGATGTTGCGCTGGCAGACGCAGCGCTTCACCGAGTTGGCCACCGACACCGGCGACTGGGTGGTGCACGTCCGGCCCGAGCAGGTCGTCGAGATCGCCTTCGACGGGCTGCAGCGTTCGACCCGCTACCCGGGCGGTGTCGCGCTGCGCTTCGCGCGGGTGCTGCGCTATCGCGACGACAAGACCGCCGACGAGGCCGACACGATCGAGACCGTGCGGGCGCTGAGCGGGGGTTGA